The Bradysia coprophila strain Holo2 chromosome IV, BU_Bcop_v1, whole genome shotgun sequence genome includes a region encoding these proteins:
- the LOC119066270 gene encoding uncharacterized protein LOC119066270 isoform X3, protein MRTPTAAALLVCLTVLIAEVFSQELFSCPNGWELRGLNCYKYFGIKHSWEKAAELCRRYGSELVAIDSYSENNMTLSIASSADPNKRFSDKYWLGLASLDDLRTNTLESASGGLVSQYSGFWSLNQPDPNSGECVAVSLAGMMQSWGLDTCESLLPFMCKSTACPQNSLHCSNGGCVNQAFKCDGNDDCGDGTDELDCPANCNFHMQSGGDVIESPNYPHKYGALSKCKWTLEGPQGSNIVLQFQEFETEKTFDTVQILVGGRTEDKSVSLATLSGKEDLANKPFVTASNFMIVKFTSDGSVERKGFRATWKTEPQNCGGTLRATAQGQILTSPGYQKQYPGGLECLYIIQAQPGRIISLEVQDLDLNAGRDYVLVRDGDSPMSRGIARLTGLAKDNAKVIISTGNKLYVYFKTSLGDSRKGFNIRYTQGCKATITALNGTVSSPAFGLGDYPSNQECMYKIQNPSKGPLSLRFDKFNVHQSDVVQVFDGSSTSGLRLHSGDGFTGDKAPRLTLTASSGEVLIKFVTDALHNSPGWSATFSADCPDLKPGSGALASSRDTAFGTMITFTCPVGQEFATGKNKIQTVCMKGGNWSVDYIPKCQEVYCGPVPQIDNGFSIGSSNVTYRGIAMYQCYAGFAFPTNAPIEKISCLSDGRWERQPSCMASQCVPLPEVPHANVTLLNGGGRSYGTIVRFECAPGYERTGHPVLICMSNGTWSDEVPKCTRKQCHRFPEIKNGFIVDQSRPYFFGDEARVQCYKGYKLSGPNIIRCSTEQEFDNTPTCDDINECGSSQCDAASTDCMNTAGSFYCQCKKGFNPTTECRPVGDLGLANGGIPDDSITVSSTEEGYHKGMVRLNSVGWCGNSIEPGSNWVLVDFKAPTIIRGFRTMSVQRYDGNVAFTSAVRLQFSDDLADVFKDYANPDGTAVEFRILEPTLSILNLPIPIEARYVRFRIQDYVGAPCMRMEAMGCTRLDCVDVNECAKNNGGCDQKCLNSAGSYSCSCNTGFELFTGNGTAGYFIEKSETGDRDGDTIQKNKSCVPVMCPALTVPENGKLLTSKAKHHFGDLVRFQCNFGYVMSGSSSLLCLSSGQWNATVPECMYAKCVSLPDDKSKGLAVIRPDQESVLVPFRDNVTLTCSSPGRQLRDTATSGFRQCVYDPKPGFPDYWLSGSQPSCPRVDCGVPMPTPGAEYGQHADTKYQSSFFFGCQHTFKLAGQTGKHDNVVRCQGNGIWDFGDLRCEGPVCEDPSRPSDGIQISRSYEQGSEVLFSCSRPGYILINPRPISCIREPECKVIKPLGLSSGLIPDSAINATSERPNYEARNIRLNSVTGWCGKEEAFTYVSVDLGQVYRVKAILVKGVVTNDIVGRPTEIRFFYKQSESENYVVYFPNFNLTMRDPGNYGELAMITLPKYVQARFVILGIVQYMDNACLKFELMGCEEPAQEPLLGYDYGYSPCVDNEPPVFQNCPQQPIVVRRDENGGVMPVNFTEPTALDNSGSIARLEVKPQNFKTPMYLFQDTVVKYVAFDYDGNVAICEINITVPDVTPPLLSCPQSYVIELVDKQESYSVNFNETRKRIKVSDDSGDVKLTFIPDRATIPIGTFENVTVVATDRFNNKAMCHFQVSVQATPCVDWELQPPVNGALNCLPGDSGVQCIATCKPGYRFTDGDPVKTFSCETSRLWKPTSVVPDCVSENTQQADYQVTVTMNYRANGAVAQACLGQYQDLLQQYYGNLNQLLSQRCSAVNINMNVSFIKSIPTLLEENVVKMEFLLVIIPAVRQPQLYDLCGSTLNLIFDLSVPYASAVIEPLLNVSSIGNQCPPLRALKSSISRGFTCSVGEVLNMDTNDVPRCLHCPAGTFAGDKQKSCTYCPRGFYQSRDRQGSCLRCPPGTYTKEEGSKAISACVPVCGYGTYSPTGLVPCLECPRNSYTGEPPTGGFKDCQACPAGTFTFQPSAPGKDRCRSKCAPGFYSKTGLAPCSACPQNFYQSVAGMTACSECPTNMKTDGQSAAGREECKPIVCTETSCQHGGLCVPMGHNIQCFCPAGFSGRRCEIDIDECASQPCYNGGQCTDLPQGYRCQCPPGYSGINCQEEMSDCRNDTCPARAMCKDEPGFNNYTCLCRSGYTGIDCDITIDPCTASGNPCSNGASCIALQQGRYKCECISGWEGQHCEKNINDCAENPCLLGANCTDLVNDFSCGCPPGFTGKRCQEKIDLCLSEPCKHGVCVDRLFNYECVCHPGWTGDSCDIDIMDCAHNPCENSGSCLDLVDGYTCNCEPGYTGKNCQHAIDDCESAPCQNGATCIDQLDGFTCKCRPGYVGLQCEAEIDECLLDPCSPVGTERCVDLDNRFECMCREGFTGKMCETDIDDCAYSPCLNGGQCRDRIGSFECICLQGWTGDRCEKEVATCTLQKPCQNDATCIDLFEDYFCVCPSGTDGKQCETAPERCIGNPCMHGGKCRDFGSGLNCSCPEDYTGIGCQYEFDACDAGVCQNGAECIDNGVGYTCVCPKGFAGKNCEEDITDCKDNSCPPGATCIDLAAGFYCQCPFNLTGDDCRKTIQVDYDLYFSDATRSTAAQVVPFYTAKSSSITIAMWVQFAQKDDSGIFFTLYSVESANIPNKRRPLIQAHSSGVQVSIFPDLQDAFLSFKEYATINDGQWHHIGIVWDGKIGQLMLITEGLIASKAEYGGGRTFPEFAWAVLGKPQPEKTNSLTSSAVTYSEAGFQGKITKAQIWGRALDVSSELQKQVRDCRSEPVLYRGLLLNWAGYEVTSGGVERSVPSSCGQKKCPAGYTGAQCQQIEVDKEAPRVEHCPGDLWVIARNGSAIVTWDEPHFSDNVGVVKVIERNGHRPGQTLLWGTYEITYIASDAAGNSATCNFKVSLLSEFCPALADPLGGTQVCKDWGAGGQFKVCEISCHSGLRFSEEVPEFYTCGAEGFWRPTSDPTQSLVYPSCSPAKPAQRVFRIKMLFPSDVLCNEAGQGVLRQRVKNAVNSLNRDWNFCSYSTEGSRECKDVQIDINCDHYRGGNANRAKRQSETSDDGGTYVLEAQIPVENDPVLHSTTGERSDVRTLLQKLILEEDQFAVQDILPNTVPDPASLLLSSEYACPIGQVVMVPDCVPCAVGTFYSAANKTCNPCPRGTYQSETGQQQCTKCPVIAGRMGVTAGPGARSAADCKERCPAGKYLDPDTGLCQPCGHGFYQPNEGSFSCELCGLGQTTRSSEATSRQECRDECSSGKQLGPDGRCEPCPSGTFRTQGVQPACTSCPIGRTTPKMGSSSIEECSLPVCAPGTYLNGTKNMCIECKKGFYQSESQQTSCIPCPPNHSTKTVAATSRSECTNPCETITEGQAHCDVNAYCILVPETSDFKCECKPGFNGTGMECKDMCDNFCDNSGVCVKDLKGTPSCRCAGSFTGPKCSERSEFAYIAGGIAGAVIFIIIIVLLVWMICVRSNKKKDPKKMLTPAVDQTGSQVNFYYGAHTTPYAESIAPSHHSTYAHYYDDEEDGWEMPNFYNETYMKEGLHGGKVNTLARSNASLYGTKDDLYDRLKRHAYTGKKEKSDSDSEGQ, encoded by the exons TTATGGATCTGAATTGGTTGCTATTGATTCCTATTCGGAAAACAATATGACACTGTCCATTGCCTCTTCGGCCGACCCCAACAAACGTTTTTCGGATAAATACTGGTTGGGTCTAGCATCATTGGATGACCTACGCACCAATACTCTGGAATCTGCTTCCGGTGGACTAGTGTCACAGTACTCCGGATTCTGGTCATTGAATCAACCGGATCCCAATTCGGGTGAATGTGTTGCCGTTTCATTAGCTGGTATGATGCAGTCATGGGGATTGGACACCTGCGAAAGTCTTCTACCGTTCATGTGCAAATCAACGGCATGCCCCCAAAATTCACTGCATTGCTCCAATGGCGGTTGCGTCAATCAAGCATTCAAATGTGATGGCAACGACGATTGTGGGGATGGTACGGATGAATTAGATTGTCCAGCCAATTGTAATTTCCATATGCAATCGGGAGGTGATGTGATCGAATCGCCGAACTATCCACATAAATATGGAGCGCTGAGCAAATGCAAATGGACGTTAGAAGGACCACAAGGCAGTAACATTGTTTTGCAGTTCCAAGAATTTGAAACTGAGAAAACATTCGATACTGTGCAAATCTTGGTTGGTGGACGAACCGAAGACAAATCCGTTTCTCTAGCCACTCTATCGGGCAAAGAAGATCTGGCTAACAAGCCATTTGTAACGGCTTCCAATTTCATGATTGTGAAATTTACATCCGATGGTAGTGTTGAACGTAAAGGATTTCGAGCTACTTGGAAAACTGAACCTCAAAATTGCGGTGGCACACTGAGAGCAACTGCTCAGGGTCAAATACTTACCAGTCCTGGATATCAAAAGCAATATCCGGGAGGATTAGAATGTTTGTACATCATTCAGGCGCAGCCGGGTCGAATAATTTCTCTTGAAGTTCAAGACTTAGACTTAAATGCTGGTCGAGACTATGTTTTGGTTAGAGATGGAGACTCACCTATGAGCCGTGGAATTGCTCGCCTAACTGGATTGGCCAAGGATAATGCGAAAGTAATCATTTCAACTGGCAACAAATTATACGTTTACTTCAAGACAAGTCTAGGTGACTCAAGGAAAGGTTTCAATATTAGATATACTCAGGGATGTAAAGCAACGATAACAGCTTTAAATGGTACAGTATCGTCGCCAGCCTTTGGCCTTGGAGACTATCCAAGCAATCAAGAATGCATGTACAAAATTCAAAACCCGTCCAAGGGACCACTATCCCTTCGCTTTGATAAATTCAATGTTCATCAAAGTGATGTTGTGCAAGTTTTCGATGGTTCCTCAACATCAGGCCTGCGTTTACATTCCGGCGATGGATTTACCGGAGATAAAGCACCACGTCTTACTCTAACAGCATCTTCCGGTGAAGTGCTAATCAAATTCGTCACAGATGCTCTGCACAATAGTCCTGGTTGGTCAGCTACATTCAGTGCAGATTGTCCAGATTTGAAACCTGGCAGCGGAGCACTTGCATCCAGCCGTGACACAGCCTTCGGTACAATGATTACTTTCACGTGCCCTGTAGGACAAGAATTCGCCACCGGCAAAAACAAGATTCAGACCGTTTGCATGAAAGGTGGTAACTGGAGCGTAGACTACATTCCAAAGTGTCAAGAGGTGTATTGTGGACCAGTGCCACAAATCGATAACGGATTTTCCATCGGATCATCAAATGTAACTTATCGCGGCATTGCAATGTATCAGTGCTACGCTGGTTTTGCTTTCCCAACCAACGCTCCAATTGAGAAGATTTCATGTCTATCCGATGGCAGATGGGAACGTCAACCCTCTTGTATGGCATCTCAGTGCGTACCTCTGCCCGAAGTTCCACATGCAAATGTAACTTTGTTGAATGGCGGCGGTAGAAGTTATGGAACGATTGTTCGATTTGAATGTGCACCTGGGTACGAGCGAACTGGGCATCCAGTTTTAATTTGTATGTCAAACGGCACATGGAGCGATGAAGTACCGAAATGTACGAGAAAGCAATGCCACAGATTCCCTGAAATTAAGAACGGATTTATCGTGGATCAATCTAGACCGTACTTCTTCGGAGATGAAGCTCGTGTCCAATGTTACAAAGGGTATAAGTTGAGTGGACCAAATATCATTCGCTGTTCCACGGAACAAGAGTTTGACAACACTCCAACTTGCGACGATATCAATGAATGTGGATCGTCCCAGTGCGATGCTGCATCTACGGATTGCATGAACACTGCCGGATCTTTCTACTGCCAATGTAAAAAGGGATTCAATCCAACCACAGAATGTAGACCTGTTGGTGATCTAGGCCTAGCAAATGGAGGTATTCCTGACGACAGCATTACAGTGTCATCGACAGAGGAGGGCTACCACAAAGGG ATGGTGAGACTTAATTCCGTCGGCTGGTGCGGAAACTCCATTGAACCCGGCTCGAATTGGGTACTCGTTGACTTCAAGGCACCAACAATTATTAGAGGTTTCCGAACCATGTCTGTACAACGATACGACGGAAATGTTGCATTTACATCTGCAGTACGTTTGCAGTTCTCTGACGATTTGGCAGATGTTTTCAAAGACTACGCAAATCCTGATGGAACAGCTGTAGAATTCCGAATCCTG GAACCAACTCTATCGATTTTAAATCTGCCAATTCCCATTGAGGCGCGTTACGTTCGATTCCGAATCCAAGACTATGTAGGAGCTCCATGCATGCGAATGGAAGCTATGGGCTGTACCCGATTGGATTGTGTGGATGTAAACGAATGTGCGAAAAACAATGGCGGTTGCgatcaaaaatgtttgaactcgGCCGGAAGTTATTCTTGCTCGTGTAATACTGGATTCGAACTGTTCACCGGTAATGGCACCGCAGgatatttcattgaaaaatcagAAACCGGTGACCGAGACGGTGACACGATTCAGAAAAACAAATCTTGTGTACCAGTCATGTGTCCTGCGTTAACCGTACCCGAAAATGGTAAATTGTTAACAAGCAAAGCGAAGCATCATTTCGGTGATTTGGTGAGGTTCCAATGCAATTTCGGATACGTAATGTCGGGCAGTTCGTCACTTCTCTGCTTGTCAAGCGGTCAGTGGAACGCTACCGTACCAGAATGCATGT ATGCAAAATGCGTTTCTCTACCGGACGACAAATCCAAGGGACTAGCCGTTATACGTCCAGACCAGGAAAGTGTTTTAGTGCCATTCAG AGACAATGTAACGTTGACGTGTAGCTCACCAGGAAGACAATTACGAGACACAGCAACATCAGGTTTCAGACAGTGCGTCTATGATCCTAAGCCA GGCTTCCCCGACTATTGGCTTTCTGGTTCTCAGCCATCATGTCCGCGAGTTGATTGCGGTGTCCCAATGCCGACACCAGGAGCAGAATATGGTCAACATGCTGACACCAAGTACCAAAGCTCATTCTTCTTCGGTTGTCAACATACATTCAAACTGGCTGGTCAAACCGGTAAACACGATAATGTTGTTCGTTGTCAAGGCAACGGAATCTGGGACTTTGGTGATTTGAGATGTGAAGGACCTGTTTGCGAAG ATCCCAGTCGCCCAAGCGATGGCATTCAAATTTCAAGAAGTTATGAACAAGGATCCGAAGTATTGTTCAGTTGCTCTCGACCGGGTTACATTTTAATAAATCCCCGACCAATTAGCTGCATCCGGGAACCCGAATGCAAAGTAATTAAGCCGCTAGGCTTGTCGTCGGGATTAATTCCAGATAGTGCTATCAATGCCACATCGGAACGACCAAATTATGAAGCAAGAAACATTCGATTGAACAGTGTCACTGGCTGGTGTGGAAAAGAAGAAGCCTTTACATACGTAAGCGTTGATCTTGGCCAGGTGTACAGAGTGAAGGCTATCCTAGTGAAAGGCGTTGTGACGAACGACATCGTCGGCCGACCGACTGAAATTCGATTCTTCTACAAACAGTCGGAAAGCGAAAACTACGTTGTCTACTTCCCCAACTTCAATCTAACCATGCGAGATCCTGGAAATTATGGAGAGCTTGCGATGATCACACTGCCGAAATACGTTCAAGCCAGATTTGTGATTTTGGGTATTGTTCAGTACATGGACAACGCCTGTTTGAAATTCGAATTGATGGGCTGTGAGGAGCCAGCTCAAGAACCACTTTTGGGCTACGATTACGGATACTCACCTTGTGTCGACAACGAACCACCAGTTTTCCAGAATTGTCCACAACAACCGATTGTTGTACGTCGTGATGAAAACGGAGGTGTCATGCCAGTAAACTTCACTGAACCAACGGCATTAGACAACTCTGGATCAATTGCTCGATTGGAAGTGAAACCACAGAATTTCAAGACTCCGATGTACTTATTCCAAGACACGGTTGTTAAGTATGTTGCATTCGATTACGACGGAAACGTTGCTATATGCGAAATCAATATCACCGTGCCAGACGTTACTCCACCATTGTTGAGTTGTCCACAGAGTTATGTGATTGAACTGGTTGACAAACAAGAAAGCTATTCGGTGAACTTCAACGAAACACGGAAGCGAATCAAAGTGTCTGATGACTCGGGTGATGTGAAGCTTACATTCATACCAGATAGAGCCACCATACCGATTGGaacatttgaaaatgtgaCCGTTGTCGCTACCGATCGATTTAATAACAAAGCAATGTGTCACTTCCAAGTGTCCGTCCAAGCCACACCTTGTGTCGATTGGGAATTACAGCCTCCAGTCAATGGGGCATTGAACTGCTTGCCAGGAGACAGTGGAGTTCAGTGTATTGCTACATGCAAACCCGGCTACAGATTCACCGATGGAGACCCGGTCAAGACTTTCTCGTGCGAAACGTCTCGCTTATGGAAGCCCACGTCTGTAGTTCCTGATTGCGTTTCCGAAAACACACAACAAGCAGACTACCAAGTTACAGTTACAATGAATTATCGTGCCAATGGAGCCGTTGCTCAAGCTTGTTTAGGTCAATATCAGGATCTTCTACAGCAATACTATGGCAACTTAAATCAACTGTTGTCGCAACGTTGTTCCGCTGTAAACATCAACATGAACGTGTCGTTTATCAAATCGATTCCGACTTTGTTGGAGGAAAATGTTGTGAAAATGGAATTCCTTTTGGTAATTATTCCCGCCGTAAGACAACCACAACTGTACGACCTGTGTGGATCCACTTTGAATCTCATATTTGACCTTAGCGTTCCTTACGCCAGTGCCGTTATTGAACCGTTATTGAATGTGTCGAGTATCGGAAATCAGTGTCCGCCACTTCGAGCATTGAAAAGCTCAATTAGTCGCGGATTCACGTGTAGTGTCGGTGAAGTTTTGAACATGGATACGAATGATGTACCACGTTGTTTACATTGTCCTGCTGGAACCTTTGCCGGTgacaaacaaaagtcatgtACCTACTGCCCGCGAGGATTTTATCAAAGTAGAGACAGACAAGGATCGTGCTTACGATGCCCACCGGGAACATACACGAAAGAAGAAGGCTCAAAGGCCATCAGTGCTTGCGTTCCAGTTTGCGGCTATGGAACATATTCACCGACAGGATTGGTACCGTGTCTCGAATGTCCACGAAATTCCTACACCGGCGAACCGCCAACTGGAGGTTTCAAGGATTGTCAAGCATGTCCAGCTGGAACATTCACATTCCAACCATCAGCTCCAGGAAAAGATCGTTGCCGTTCGAAATGCGCACCAGGATTTTATTCGAAAACTGGTCTCGCTCCCTGTTCAGCTTGTCCTCAAAATTTCTATCAAAGCGTTGCTGGTATGACAGCATGTAGTGAATGTCCCACCAATATGAAAACAGATGGACAAAGTGCAGCCGGTCGTGAAGAATGCAAACCGATCGTTTGTACAGAGACCTCATGTCAACACGGTGGTCTGTGTGTTCCAATGGGACATAATATTCAATGCTTCTGTCCAGCAGGATTTTCGGGTCGACGATGTGAGATTGACATAGACGAATGTGCATCGCAGCCATGTTATAATGGAGGACAGTGTACCGACTTACCACAAGGCTATCGGTGCCAATGTCCACCTGGTTACTCTGGCATCAATTGTCAAGAAGAAATGAGTGATTGTAGAAACGACACATGCCCTGCACGCGCTATGTGTAAAGATGAACCTGGTTTCAATAACTACACTTGCCTTTGTCGAAGCGGCTACACAGGCATCGATTGTGATATAACTATCGATCCATGTACAGCTAGTGGAAATCCATGCTCAAACGGAGCGTCATGTATAGCTTTGCAACAAGGACGTTATAAATGCGAATGCATATCAGGCTGGGAAGGACAACATTGTGAGAAAAATATCAACGATTGTGCGGAGAATCCATGTTTACTCGGAGCGAACTGCACGGATCTAGTTAACGATTTCAGCTGTGGGTGTCCTCCTGGATTTACCGGAAAG CGttgccaagaaaaaattgatctTTGTCTCTCTGAACCGTGCAAGCATGGCGTTTGTGTCGATCGACTTTTCAACTATGAGTGTGTTTGCCATCCTGGATGGACTGGAGACTCGTGTGATATTGACATAATGGATTG TGCTCACAATCCTTGCGAGAATAGTGGATCATGTTTGGATCTAGTCGACGGTTATACATGCAATTGCGAACCTGGATACACTGGCAAAAACTGTCAACATGCTATCGACGATTGCGAAAGTGCACCATGCCAAAACGGTGCTACGTGCATTGATCAACTCGATGGATTCACTTGCAAATGCCGGCCAGGCTACGTTGGTCTGCAATGTGAAGCTGAAATCGACGAGTGTTTGTTAGATCCTTGCAGTCCAGTGGGAACAGAGCGTTGTGTTGACCTGGACAATCGATTCGAGTGCATGTGCCGAGAAGGTTTCACCGGAAAAATGTGCGAAACAGACATTGATGATTGTGCATACTCTCCGTGCTTGAATGGTGGCCAATGCCGGGACCGTATCGGGTCTTTCGAATGCATTTGCCTACAAGGATGGACTGGTGATCGTTGCGAGAAGGAAGTTGCAACATGCACTTTACAGAAACCGTGCCAGAACGACGCAACATGCATTGATTTGTTTGAAGATTATTTCTGTGTATGTCCCAGCGGAACGGATGGCAAGCAATGTGAAACAGCTCCGGAACGTTGCATTGGCAATCCTTGTATGCATGGCGGCAAGTGCAGAGATTTTGGCTCTGGATTGAATTGTTCGTGTCCTGAAGATTATACCGGAATCGGTTGTCAATATGAGTTTGATGCATGCGATGCCGGAGTTTGTCAGAATGGCGCTGAATGCATTGACAATGGAGTGGGCTACACTTGTGTCTGTCCGAAAGG ATTTGCTGGTAAAAATTGCGAAGAGGACATCACCGACTGCAAAGACAATTCATGTCCTCCAGGCGCAACTTGCATAGATCTGGCTGCCGGTTTCTATTGTCAGTGTCCATTTAATTTGACGGGAGACGACTGCCGAAAAA CTATTCAAGTCGATTACGATCTATACTTCAGCGATGCCACAAGATCAACAGCCGCTCAAGTAGTACCATTCTACACTGCCAAGTCGTCGAGCATAACAATCGCCATGTGGGTTCAATTCGCCCAAAAAGACGACTCTGGAATCTTCTTCACTTTATACTCCGTCGAATCCGCAAACATTCCGAACAAACGTCGACCACTGATCCAAGCTCATTCCAGCGGCGTGCAAGTGTCCATTTTCCCTGACTTACAGGACGCTTTCCTATCGTTCAAAGAGTATGCAACAATCAATGACGGGCAATGGCATCACATTGGTATTGTGTGGGATGGAAAAATCGGTCAGTTGATGCTCATTACGGAGGGACTTATTGCAAGCAAAGCGGAATATGGTGGCGGCAGAACATTCCCTGAATT TGCATGGGCTGTGCTAGGCAAACCACAACCAGAAAAGACAAACAGTTTGACCTCGTCAGCGGTCACTTACTCAGAAGCCGGATTCCAAGGCAAAATAACTAAAGCACAAATCTGGGGACGAGCTCTCGATGTTTCATCCGAATTACAGAAACAAGTACGAGATTGTCGCAGCGAACCGGTTTTGTATCGAGGACTTCTTCTCAACTGGGCCGGCTATGAAGTGACATCTGGTGGTGTCGAGCGTTCAGTACCTTCGTCGTGTGGACAGAAAAAATGTCCAGCTGGTTATACTGGTGCACAATGTCAACAAATCGAAGTAGACAAAGAAGCACCTCGTGTTGAACATTGCCCTGGAGATTTGTGGGTGATTGCCAGAAATGGATCAGCAATCGTAACCTGGGACGAACCACATTTCAGCGATAATGTCGGAGTGGTTAAGGTCATTGAACGGAACGGTCATCGACCTGGTCAAACTTTGCTTTGGGGAACGTATGAGATCACTTACATTGCATCAGATGCTGCAGGAAACAGTGCCACATGCAATTTTAAGGTATCGTTGTTGTCAGAATTTTGTCCAGCATTGGCCGATCCATTGGGCGGAACCCAAGTGTGCAAAGATTGGGGAGCTGGAGGACAGTTTAAGGTGTGTGAAATTTCATGCCATTCGGGACTACGATTCTCGGAAGAAGTTCCTGAATTTTATACTTGTGGTGCTGAAGGTTTCTGGCGTCCAACATCTGATCCAACACAGTCATTGGTGTATCCATCGTGTTCAC CTGCTAAGCCTGCTCAACGCGTATTCCGAATTAAAATGTTATTCCCATCCGATGTGCTATGTAATGAAGCCGGTCAGGGTGTTCTACGGCAACGTGTCAAAAATGCCGTCAACTCGCTCAATCGCGATTGGAATTTCTGTTCGTATTCAACAGAGGGCTCAAG GGAATGTAAGGACGTTCAAATCGATATCAATTGTGATCACTACAGAGGTGGCAATGCGAATCGTGCTAAGAGACAAAGTGAAACGTCAGATGATGGAGGCACTTACGTTCTGGAGGCACAGATTCCAGTTGAAAA TGATCCCGTATTGCATTCAACCACTGGCGAACGATCCGACGTACGAACATTACTTCAGAAACTTATTCTCGAAGAGGATCAGTTTGCTGTTCAAGATATTCTTCCAAACACAGTGCCAGATCCAGCTTCATTGCTTCTGTCATCTGAATACGCTTGTCCTATTGGTCAAGTGGTTATGGTGCCTGATTGTG TTCCATGTGCTGTCGGAACATTCTATTCTGCTGCCAATAAAACTTGCAACCCATGTCCCCGTGGAACGTATCAATCGGAAACTGGTCAGCAACAATGCACAAAATGTCCAGTTATTGCTGGTAGAATGGGAGTGACTGCCGGACCAGGTGCGAGATCAGCGGCAGATTGTAAAG AACGCTGTCCGGCCGGTAAATATCTTGATCCGGATACTGGTTTGTGTCAACCGTGCGGTCATGGTTTCTATCAACCGAATGAAGGTTCATTTTCTTGCGAACTGTGTGGCTTGGGACAGACTACACGATCATCCGAAGCTACTTCACGGCAAGAATGTCGCGACGAATGTTCGTCAGGTAAACAGCTCGGTCCCGATGGCCGATGTGAACCGTGTCCATCTGGTACTTTCCGAACTCAAGGCGTTCAGCCAGCTTGTACCAGCTGCCCAATTGGTCGAACAACACCGAAAATGGGTTCATCATCCATCGAAGAGTGCTCGTTACCGGTGTGTGCTCCGGGTACATATTTGAATGGAACCAAGAACATGTGCATCGAGTGCAAGAAAGGTTTCTATCAATCGGAATCACAACAGACATCTTGCATTCCATGTCCACCGAATCACAGTACGAAAACAGTTGCCGCAACTAGTCGCAGCGAGTGTACAAATCCATGCGAAACGATTACCGAAGGCCAAGCACACTGTGACGTTAATGCATACTGCATTCTGGTGCCGGAAACTTCCGACTTTAAGTGTGAATGTAAACCAGGCTTCAACGGAACTGGAATGGAATGCAAAgatatgtgtgataacttctgTGATAATTCCGGTGTTTGCGTCAAAGATCTAAAGGGAACGCCATCGTGCCGCTGTGCCGGTTCATTTACCGGACCGAAATGTTCCGAACGATCGGAATTCGCATACATTGCTGGTGGAATAGCTGGTGCTGTTATATTTATCATAATTATCGTATTGCTCGTTTGGATGATCTGCGTGCGATCGAACAAGAAGAAGGATCCAAAGAAAATGCTGACACCGGCTGTCGATCAGACCGGATCGCAAGTGAATTTCTACTATGGAGCTCATACAACGCCATATGCCGAAAGTATAGCACCGTCGCATCACAGTACATACGCTCATTATTACGATGATGAAGAGGATGGCTGGGAGATGCCGAATTTCTACAATGAAACGTACATGAAAGAAG gtCTTCATGGAGGTAAAGTCAACACATTAGCCCGATCGAATGCCTCACTGTATGGAACGAAAGACGATCTCTACGACCGACTAAAACGACACGCTTACACTGGTAAAAAGG AGAAAAGTGACAGTGACAGCGAAGGACAGTAA